ACGCCGCCACAGCCATAGTGGCCGCAGATGATGATATGTTCGACCTCTAACACTTCAACGGCATATTGCACCACGGAAAGACAATTCAGGTCGGTATGAATAACCAGGTTGGCGACATTACGGTGAACAAACAATTCGCCCGGTTCAAGGCTGGTCAGGCTTTCTGCCGGTACACGGCTGTCTGAGCATCCAATCCACAAAAAGCGGGGGCGTTGTGCCTGCGCCAGTCGTTCAAAATAACCAGGATCTTCTTCCACCATCGTTGTCGACCAGCGTTGGTTATTGGCGATGAGCGTTTCAATTTCTTTCATGAAAGTAAATGACCTGTAACAAACAAGGAGCAGTGGGAGGTAATATAAGACAACATTCATCGTTTTTAAAACGATAGTTTTATACTCGTCACACTTCAAGCTGCGGCGTTGGCTGCACTTATTACTCAGCCCTTCCCTGGGCTTCGCCCCTTCGGGGTCGCTGCAAGCAGCGTTCAAAACGCCATGCGCTTTGTCCTGCAACTCGAATTATTTAGGGTATAGAATCTAATCTGTAGAACTGACTGATAATAAGGCAACACATTTCTTATGACATATGCACTGGAACTGGCGCAGTTAACCAAAACCTACTCAGGAGGAGTCAAGGCGCTGCGTGGCATCGATCTGCGCGTTGAGGCCGGCGATTTCTATGCGCTGTTAGGACCGAACGGCGCAGGGAAGTCCACCACGATCGGTATCATCAGCTCGCTGGTCAATAAAACCGCCGGCAAAGTTCGGGTATTTGGTTACGATCTTGAGCAGGATGTGGTCAATGCGAAGCGTCAATTAGGGCTGGTCCCGCAAGAGTTCAACTTTAATCCGTTTGAAACCGTATTGCAGATCGTGGTCAATCAGGCGGGTTACTACGGCGTAAAACGTCATGATGCCCTGCAACGGGCGGAAAAATACCTGAAACAGCTGGATTTATGGGGAAAACGCGACGAACGCGCCCGGATGTTATCCGGCGGCATGAAGCGCCGTCTGATGATTGCCCGCGCGCTGATGCATGAGCCTAAATTACTGATCCTTGATGAACCCACCGCCGGCGTGGATATCGAACTGCGCCGCTCCATGTGGGGATTTCTGAAAGAACTCAATGCGCAGGGAACCACGATTATTTTGACCACCCACTATCTGGAAGAAGCGGAGATGCTGTGCCGTAACATCGGGATTATCCAGAATGGCGAACTGGTGGAAAATACCTCCATGAAGCACCTGCTTTCCAAACTTAAATCAGAAACCTTTATTTTCGACCTGGCCATCAAGAGTCCGTTGCCGAAGCTTGATGGTTATAAACATCGTTTGCTGGATACCTCGACGCTGGAAGTCGAGGTCATGCGTGAGCAGGGGTTGAACGGGGTATTCAGTCAGCTCAGCGCGCAGGGGATTCAGGTGCTAAGTATGCGCAACAAGGCTAACCGGTTGGAAGAGCTGTTTGTCACCCTGGTTAATGGTTATGGAGAAAAAGCATGATGCGTTTGTATTGGGTGGCGTTGCAGAGTCTGTGGATTAAAGAGATAAATCGTTTTGGCCGGATCTGGATACAGACGCTGGTGCCGCCGGTTATCACGATGACGTTGTATTTCATTATCTTCGGTAATCTGATTGGTTCGCGTATTGGCGATATGCATGGTTTTGATTATATGCAGTTTATCGTTCCTGGGCTGATCATGATGTCGGTGATTACCAATGCCTATGCGAACGTGGCCTCTTCCTTTTTCAGCGCGAAATTTCAGCGCAATATTGAAGAGTTGCTGGTGGCGCCGGTGCCTACGCATGTGGTGATTGCCGGTTATGTCGGCGGCGGCGTTGCGCGCGGCATTTGCGTCGGGGTGCTGGTAACGGCGGTGTCGCTGTTTTTTGTGCCGCTGCATGTTCATGCCTGGTGGATGATTATTTTAACGTTGGTGCTGACGGCGGTATTGTTCTCACTGGCGGGGTTGCTGAATGCGGTTTTTGCCAAAAGTTTCGATGACATCAGCCTGATCCCGACCTTCGTGCTAACGCCGTTAACCTATCTTGGCGGGGTGTTCTATTCGCTGACGCTATTGCCACCGCTCTGGCAGGCGATATCAAAACTTAACCCCATCGTGTATATGATCAGCGGCTTCCGCTACGGTTTTCTTGGCATTCAGGATGTCCCGCTGGCATTTACCATGGCCGTGTTGATCGCTTTTATCGTGGTGTTTTACATCATGGCATGGTGGCTGATTGAGCACGGTCGCGGGCTGAGAAGCTGATTCGGTTGTTGGCAAATATGCCCTAATCTACAAATGCGTCATGCCCGCGCAGGCGCTGAAGGCTCCCCATAAATCGGAATATGTCATATCGAAGAATATTTCGTGCGCGAAAAGAAAGGCTTTTTCATGCCACGTCGTTGCACGCGCCCGACG
This window of the Brenneria goodwinii genome carries:
- a CDS encoding ABC transporter ATP-binding protein — translated: MTYALELAQLTKTYSGGVKALRGIDLRVEAGDFYALLGPNGAGKSTTIGIISSLVNKTAGKVRVFGYDLEQDVVNAKRQLGLVPQEFNFNPFETVLQIVVNQAGYYGVKRHDALQRAEKYLKQLDLWGKRDERARMLSGGMKRRLMIARALMHEPKLLILDEPTAGVDIELRRSMWGFLKELNAQGTTIILTTHYLEEAEMLCRNIGIIQNGELVENTSMKHLLSKLKSETFIFDLAIKSPLPKLDGYKHRLLDTSTLEVEVMREQGLNGVFSQLSAQGIQVLSMRNKANRLEELFVTLVNGYGEKA
- a CDS encoding ABC transporter permease, which codes for MMRLYWVALQSLWIKEINRFGRIWIQTLVPPVITMTLYFIIFGNLIGSRIGDMHGFDYMQFIVPGLIMMSVITNAYANVASSFFSAKFQRNIEELLVAPVPTHVVIAGYVGGGVARGICVGVLVTAVSLFFVPLHVHAWWMIILTLVLTAVLFSLAGLLNAVFAKSFDDISLIPTFVLTPLTYLGGVFYSLTLLPPLWQAISKLNPIVYMISGFRYGFLGIQDVPLAFTMAVLIAFIVVFYIMAWWLIEHGRGLRS